One Halovivax ruber XH-70 genomic region harbors:
- a CDS encoding HalOD1 output domain-containing protein — MYADTDSESAVRDERSFTYQRSGAETPTEGVLEAVSTALDRPILPDAGADPLPPLYDAIDPDALDAIFSKPSRESPLLTFEYTGCTITIDGDEITVERV, encoded by the coding sequence ATGTACGCAGACACAGACTCCGAATCGGCCGTCCGCGACGAGCGTTCGTTCACCTACCAGCGGTCCGGTGCCGAGACACCAACTGAGGGCGTCTTGGAGGCCGTCTCCACGGCACTCGACCGACCGATCCTTCCGGACGCTGGGGCCGATCCACTCCCACCGCTGTACGACGCGATCGATCCGGACGCGCTCGACGCGATCTTCTCGAAACCCAGCCGCGAGAGTCCGCTCCTCACGTTCGAGTACACCGGCTGTACGATTACGATCGACGGCGACGAGATCACCGTCGAACGAGTCTGA
- a CDS encoding helix-turn-helix domain-containing protein yields MSLIAEFTLNTPIGAEARTTVPSVDFKVEDEFISIEGTPILTAWAMGDESDLADFHEAIGSDPTVSTACLLANMEDRRLYRLELTPKGAAGMTYPEAVDQGLTFLEIVGSGESVRYRVRVPDRESLTAYRRLCADRDLEFRLLGLYQDESRSVEPAAVTDRQREVLRAAFEAGYFAVPRQTTLESLAANFDISEQALSAIIRRGESNLLAETVASDLSPIGAAEDA; encoded by the coding sequence ATGAGTCTCATCGCCGAGTTTACCTTGAACACGCCGATCGGCGCGGAGGCGCGTACGACCGTTCCGTCCGTCGACTTCAAGGTCGAAGACGAGTTCATCTCGATCGAGGGCACTCCGATCCTCACGGCGTGGGCGATGGGCGACGAATCCGACCTCGCGGACTTCCACGAGGCGATCGGCTCGGACCCGACGGTCTCGACAGCGTGCCTGCTGGCGAATATGGAGGATCGACGACTCTACCGCCTGGAACTGACGCCCAAGGGTGCGGCGGGAATGACCTACCCCGAGGCCGTCGACCAGGGGCTGACGTTCCTGGAGATTGTCGGCTCGGGAGAGTCAGTTCGGTATCGCGTTCGCGTTCCCGACAGGGAGTCGTTGACGGCCTATCGTCGGTTGTGCGCCGATCGAGATCTCGAATTCAGACTCCTCGGCCTGTATCAGGACGAGTCACGGAGCGTCGAACCGGCTGCCGTGACCGATCGCCAGCGGGAGGTGTTGCGTGCGGCGTTCGAAGCCGGCTACTTCGCCGTTCCACGGCAGACGACACTCGAGTCACTGGCTGCCAACTTCGACATCTCGGAGCAAGCCCTCTCGGCGATCATCAGACGCGGCGAGTCGAACCTGCTCGCCGAGACCGTCGCGAGCGATCTGTCGCCGATTGGTGCTGCCGAGGACGCGTAA